The following are encoded in a window of Gramella sp. MT6 genomic DNA:
- a CDS encoding L-serine ammonia-lyase — MRKIECISVFDMLKVGVGPSSSHTLGPWRAAQRWIGELKKKDKFDDVEKIHVDLYGSLSLTGKGHATDIATLLGLLGHDPVTMDITILESEIERIRETGKLLLNGERDIEFSIAEDIKFNRKFLEFHPNGMTFRACLYNGKKSSSSFYSIGGGFVVKKERKNASKKMKNFQAFPFPVEKATELLEYCKAENKPISEIVLENERSLRTDEEIDAGFKEIWKVMLESMYIGCHTEGTLPGGLNVKRRAFEMHQRLIGETNYSSVDDWIPAIRQTEVKFRQILKWVSCFALSVNEVNASLGRVVTAPTNGSAGTVPAVLMYYMVIENHDASYEDIKKFMLVAGEIGSLFKKGATISAAMGGCQAEIGVSSAMAAGGLTELMGGTPEQVLMASEIAMEHHLGLTCDPIGGLVQVPCIERNAMGAIKAINAAEIAMESDASRAKVPLDKVIETMWETAKDMNKKYKETSEGGLAVKVSLSDC, encoded by the coding sequence ATGCGAAAAATTGAATGTATTAGCGTTTTTGACATGCTGAAGGTTGGCGTAGGCCCTTCCAGCTCACATACTCTTGGCCCTTGGAGAGCTGCCCAAAGATGGATTGGCGAACTTAAGAAAAAAGATAAATTTGATGATGTCGAGAAGATACATGTAGATCTTTATGGATCGCTGAGCCTTACTGGTAAAGGGCATGCTACAGATATCGCTACTCTATTAGGTCTTTTAGGGCACGATCCTGTGACCATGGATATTACCATTCTTGAGTCAGAAATTGAACGGATAAGAGAAACGGGGAAACTTTTACTGAACGGTGAAAGAGATATTGAATTTAGTATTGCTGAAGATATCAAATTCAACCGTAAGTTCTTAGAATTCCACCCTAACGGAATGACCTTTAGAGCATGCCTCTATAATGGTAAAAAATCTTCTTCTTCCTTTTACTCTATTGGTGGCGGTTTCGTGGTTAAAAAAGAACGAAAGAATGCCAGCAAGAAAATGAAGAATTTTCAGGCCTTCCCCTTCCCTGTTGAAAAAGCGACAGAGCTTCTGGAATATTGTAAAGCCGAGAACAAACCAATTTCAGAGATCGTTCTCGAAAATGAGCGTTCCCTTAGAACAGATGAAGAGATCGATGCCGGATTCAAAGAGATCTGGAAAGTTATGCTGGAGTCTATGTATATAGGTTGCCATACTGAAGGAACCTTACCCGGAGGCCTTAACGTGAAAAGAAGGGCCTTTGAAATGCATCAGCGTTTGATAGGGGAAACAAATTATAGCAGTGTAGATGACTGGATTCCTGCCATCAGGCAAACCGAGGTGAAATTCCGTCAGATATTAAAGTGGGTAAGCTGCTTCGCCTTAAGTGTAAATGAGGTAAATGCTTCCCTGGGTCGTGTGGTTACAGCTCCTACTAATGGTAGTGCAGGAACTGTACCGGCTGTGTTAATGTATTATATGGTTATTGAAAACCATGATGCAAGCTATGAGGATATTAAGAAATTTATGCTGGTAGCTGGCGAAATTGGAAGTCTTTTCAAAAAAGGAGCTACCATTTCAGCAGCCATGGGTGGTTGCCAGGCAGAGATAGGTGTATCGTCAGCAATGGCAGCAGGAGGACTTACAGAACTTATGGGAGGAACTCCAGAGCAGGTTCTTATGGCCAGTGAGATTGCCATGGAACATCATCTAGGACTTACCTGTGATCCTATTGGCGGCCTAGTACAGGTTCCATGTATAGAAAGAAATGCCATGGGCGCTATCAAAGCAATCAATGCTGCTGAAATCGCGATGGAAAGCGACGCCAGCAGGGCTAAAGTTCCACTTGATAAGGTTATTGAAACCATGTGGGAAACAGCTAAGGATATGAATAAGAAATATAAAGAAACTTCTGAAGGTGGACTCGCAGTTAAGGTTAGCCTGAGCGATTGCTAA
- a CDS encoding CPBP family glutamic-type intramembrane protease, translating to MNLLRQNNLELKVKNLIRNFALMILCYFLFFIGLQVLDVLIFDLNFQKYEQIEILKILEESPLQFIFLAAVAAPILEESIFRSVLKPSASSLKLFICAILYIISTLFIPEDAHWLLKYALVFGSLFLCYYALGELIPPRFYKYACYWLHKYYLIIWIAGSIIFGFVHIYNYVDSFQLDLVLIMMIFPRIIAGFFFGKIKLENKEMIWPILMHSMNNSMVLIILLPFTLS from the coding sequence TTGAATTTATTAAGGCAGAATAATCTTGAATTAAAAGTAAAAAACCTTATCAGGAATTTTGCTTTAATGATCCTGTGTTATTTTCTCTTCTTTATAGGCCTTCAAGTTTTAGATGTTTTGATATTTGACCTGAATTTTCAGAAATATGAGCAAATAGAGATCTTGAAAATTCTGGAAGAAAGTCCATTACAATTCATTTTCCTGGCTGCTGTTGCCGCTCCAATTCTAGAGGAAAGTATATTCAGAAGTGTCTTAAAACCATCTGCCTCAAGCTTAAAACTTTTTATCTGTGCCATCCTGTATATCATTAGCACATTGTTCATTCCTGAAGACGCTCACTGGCTCCTTAAATATGCTCTTGTATTTGGTAGTTTGTTCTTGTGCTATTATGCGTTGGGAGAATTAATCCCGCCAAGGTTCTACAAATATGCCTGTTATTGGCTCCACAAGTATTATCTAATCATCTGGATCGCAGGTTCCATTATTTTCGGTTTTGTCCACATTTATAACTATGTAGACAGCTTTCAATTGGACCTTGTCCTTATTATGATGATCTTTCCCAGGATAATCGCAGGATTCTTCTTCGGCAAGATCAAACTGGAAAATAAAGAAATGATCTGGCCTATTTTAATGCATAGCATGAATAATTCTATGGTACTTATCATCCTACTCCCCTTTACATTATCTTAA
- a CDS encoding alcohol dehydrogenase has protein sequence MKAAVIEKAGGDFIIKDVDKPSPSENEVLIKVEACGICHSDNFVKAGGFPGLEYPRIPGHEVVGIVEEVGENVSNWEKGQRVGVGWHGGHCFECEPCRRGDFINCQNGKINGISYDGGYAEYMTAPKEAVAAIPDELSSADAAPLLCAGITVYNALRNSGIRAGDVVAVQGIGGLGHLAIQYASKMGMKTVAISHSDDKKSLAEDLGAHHFINTGEKDGAEELQKLGGAKLILATAPHSDAISAVVDGLGIDGKLLMVAATGEPIEVSPMQLLMGRKSAAGWPSGTAIDSEDTLNFSAMTGTKPMIEEYPLDKANEAFEKMMNNKARFRVVLKP, from the coding sequence ATGAAAGCAGCAGTAATAGAAAAAGCAGGAGGAGATTTCATCATTAAAGATGTTGATAAACCAAGCCCTTCTGAAAATGAAGTTTTGATCAAAGTAGAAGCATGCGGAATTTGTCATAGTGATAATTTTGTAAAAGCCGGTGGATTTCCTGGACTTGAATATCCAAGGATTCCGGGACATGAGGTTGTTGGGATAGTGGAAGAAGTAGGTGAAAATGTTTCTAATTGGGAAAAAGGTCAGCGTGTGGGTGTAGGCTGGCATGGAGGACATTGTTTTGAATGTGAGCCCTGTAGACGCGGAGATTTTATTAACTGCCAGAATGGTAAAATAAACGGAATATCTTATGATGGTGGTTATGCTGAATATATGACCGCTCCCAAAGAAGCCGTTGCTGCAATTCCCGATGAATTATCATCTGCAGATGCCGCGCCATTACTATGCGCAGGTATTACCGTATATAACGCACTAAGAAATTCAGGAATAAGAGCCGGTGATGTGGTCGCAGTTCAGGGAATTGGAGGATTAGGACATCTTGCTATCCAATATGCCTCAAAAATGGGAATGAAAACTGTAGCCATTTCCCATAGCGATGATAAAAAAAGCCTTGCGGAAGATCTTGGAGCTCACCACTTCATTAATACCGGGGAAAAAGATGGTGCCGAAGAATTACAGAAACTAGGAGGTGCTAAATTGATTCTAGCCACCGCACCACATAGCGACGCTATTTCGGCAGTTGTAGACGGGCTGGGCATTGATGGTAAACTATTAATGGTTGCCGCAACCGGTGAACCCATCGAAGTTTCACCTATGCAGCTCTTAATGGGCAGAAAATCTGCTGCGGGTTGGCCAAGCGGAACCGCGATAGATTCTGAAGACACCTTAAATTTTAGTGCCATGACAGGCACTAAACCAATGATAGAAGAATATCCACTCGATAAGGCAAATGAAGCCTTTGAAAAGATGATGAATAATAAGGCAAGGTTCAGAGTGGTTTTAAAACCATAA
- the eutC gene encoding ethanolamine ammonia-lyase subunit EutC codes for MSKEISNKSYLQKDPWENLRSLSKARIALGNSGGSLPTKEVLSFQEDHAFTKDAIYSDLKEKELLEQLQEFDLPVYQFQTKVSDRKEYLKRPDFGKKLVEDTKTEKSNFDILFILTDGLAADAINERAIPLLKEIIPQLNNYKIGLCLVKYGRVAIGDEIAEKVGAKFTAVLIGERPGLSSPKSMGIYTTFDPKSGITDERRNCISNIHENGLSIERASKLLQYFIKESFRRKLSGVKLKADLSDQIDRK; via the coding sequence ATGAGTAAGGAAATCTCAAATAAAAGCTATTTGCAAAAAGATCCCTGGGAAAACCTGAGATCACTTTCAAAAGCCCGGATCGCTTTGGGAAATTCCGGTGGCAGTTTGCCAACCAAAGAAGTTCTAAGTTTTCAGGAAGATCATGCCTTTACGAAAGACGCTATTTATTCAGATCTAAAAGAAAAAGAATTATTAGAACAGCTTCAGGAATTTGACCTTCCGGTTTATCAATTTCAAACCAAAGTTTCTGATAGAAAAGAATATTTAAAACGCCCGGACTTTGGAAAAAAGCTGGTAGAAGATACCAAGACTGAAAAGAGTAATTTTGATATCCTTTTTATTCTCACCGACGGACTTGCTGCAGATGCAATTAATGAAAGAGCGATTCCGCTTCTCAAAGAAATTATTCCCCAACTGAATAATTATAAAATAGGTTTATGTCTTGTAAAATATGGCCGTGTAGCCATTGGTGATGAGATCGCTGAAAAAGTCGGCGCGAAATTCACGGCAGTTTTAATTGGCGAAAGGCCCGGACTTTCTTCTCCTAAAAGTATGGGGATCTATACTACCTTCGATCCAAAATCGGGAATCACAGATGAACGCCGAAACTGCATTTCCAATATTCATGAAAATGGATTGAGTATTGAAAGAGCTTCAAAATTACTTCAATACTTTATCAAAGAATCTTTTCGAAGAAAGTTAAGCGGAGTAAAGTTAAAAGCTGATTTATCAGATCAGATAGACAGGAAGTAA
- the dnaK gene encoding molecular chaperone DnaK produces the protein MSKVIGIDLGTTNSCVAVMEGSEPTVIPNAEGKRTTPSVIAFVEGGEIKVGDPAKRQAVTNPQKTISSIKRFMGNKYSESSKEAGRVPYTVKKGDNDTPRVEIDGRLYTPQELSAMVLQKMKKTAEDYLGQDVTEAVITVPAYFNDSQRHATKEAGEIAGLKVRRIINEPTAAALAYGLDKKSQDQKIAVYDLGGGTFDISILELGDGVFEVLSTNGDTHLGGDDFDEVLIDYLADNFQKAEDIDLRKDPMALQRLKEAAEKAKIELSSSSQTEINLPYVTATASGPKHLVETITRSKFEQLASELVTRSMEPVKKALSDAGLSKSDIDEVILVGGSTRIPKIQEEVEAFFGKKPSKGVNPDEVVAIGAAIQGGVLTGDVKDVLLLDVTPLSLGIETMGGVNTKLIEANTTIPTKKSQTFSTAADNQPSVEIHVLQGERPMAADNKTIGRFHLDGIPPAPRGTPQIEVTFDIDANGIIKVSATDKATGKSQDIRIEASSGLTEEEIEKMKKEAEANADADKKAKEKVDKLNEADAMIFQTEKQLKEFGDKLSDEKKKPIEEALEELKKAYETKEVETIQPALDKINEAWKTASEEMYKAQAEAQGGANGQPGGPQQGATGAEGGDAKSGDDVEDVDFEEVK, from the coding sequence ATGAGTAAAGTAATTGGAATTGACTTGGGTACCACCAACTCCTGCGTTGCCGTAATGGAAGGTAGCGAGCCAACGGTGATACCTAATGCCGAAGGAAAAAGAACTACACCTTCTGTTATCGCATTTGTAGAAGGTGGCGAGATAAAAGTTGGTGATCCTGCAAAACGTCAGGCAGTAACCAACCCACAGAAAACTATTTCTTCTATAAAGAGATTTATGGGGAATAAGTATTCTGAATCTTCAAAAGAAGCGGGAAGAGTACCTTATACCGTAAAGAAAGGTGATAATGATACTCCACGTGTAGAAATCGACGGTCGTCTTTATACTCCACAGGAACTTTCAGCAATGGTACTTCAAAAAATGAAGAAAACTGCTGAGGATTATCTTGGACAGGATGTGACCGAAGCGGTTATTACCGTTCCTGCATATTTTAATGACTCTCAGCGTCACGCAACAAAAGAAGCTGGTGAGATCGCAGGTCTTAAAGTAAGAAGAATTATTAACGAGCCAACCGCAGCAGCACTTGCTTACGGATTGGATAAAAAATCTCAGGATCAGAAGATCGCTGTGTATGACCTTGGTGGTGGTACTTTCGATATTTCTATTCTTGAGCTAGGTGACGGTGTATTTGAAGTACTTTCTACTAATGGTGATACTCACCTTGGTGGGGATGACTTTGATGAAGTATTGATCGATTACCTTGCAGATAATTTCCAGAAAGCTGAAGACATAGATCTTAGAAAAGATCCTATGGCGCTTCAACGTTTGAAAGAAGCTGCAGAGAAAGCGAAGATCGAATTATCTTCATCTTCTCAAACAGAGATCAACCTTCCATATGTTACTGCTACTGCCAGCGGACCAAAGCACCTTGTAGAGACTATCACTCGTTCTAAGTTTGAGCAATTAGCTTCAGAATTGGTAACAAGATCTATGGAGCCTGTGAAAAAAGCTCTTAGCGATGCAGGTCTTTCTAAAAGTGATATCGACGAGGTAATTCTTGTTGGTGGATCAACCCGTATTCCTAAGATCCAGGAAGAAGTAGAAGCATTCTTTGGTAAGAAGCCTTCTAAAGGTGTAAACCCCGATGAGGTTGTAGCAATTGGTGCAGCTATCCAGGGTGGTGTACTTACAGGAGATGTAAAAGATGTATTGCTTCTAGATGTTACTCCACTTTCTCTAGGTATTGAAACTATGGGAGGAGTAAACACTAAACTTATCGAAGCGAACACTACGATCCCAACCAAGAAGTCACAGACCTTCTCTACAGCGGCAGATAATCAGCCTTCTGTTGAGATCCACGTACTTCAGGGAGAGCGTCCAATGGCGGCAGATAATAAGACAATTGGTAGATTCCACTTAGACGGAATTCCACCAGCGCCAAGAGGAACTCCTCAAATTGAAGTGACTTTCGATATTGATGCTAACGGTATCATTAAAGTAAGCGCGACAGATAAAGCGACAGGTAAGTCTCAGGATATTCGTATCGAAGCTTCTTCAGGATTGACAGAAGAAGAGATCGAAAAAATGAAGAAAGAGGCTGAAGCGAATGCTGATGCTGATAAGAAAGCAAAAGAGAAAGTTGATAAGCTGAACGAAGCTGATGCAATGATCTTCCAGACTGAAAAGCAGCTGAAAGAATTTGGTGATAAACTTTCTGATGAGAAGAAGAAGCCAATCGAGGAAGCATTGGAAGAGCTTAAGAAAGCTTATGAAACTAAAGAAGTTGAAACTATTCAGCCTGCTTTAGACAAGATCAATGAGGCATGGAAAACTGCTTCAGAAGAAATGTATAAAGCACAGGCAGAAGCTCAGGGTGGAGCAAACGGACAGCCAGGTGGACCACAACAAGGTGCAACCGGAGCTGAAGGTGGAGACGCCAAGAGTGGAGATGATGTAGAGGATGTAGACTTCGAAGAAGTGAAGTAA